A genomic region of Xiphophorus couchianus chromosome 9, X_couchianus-1.0, whole genome shotgun sequence contains the following coding sequences:
- the LOC114150549 gene encoding uncharacterized protein LOC114150549: MKLCDKKSALLGITENIEMRLFSLEEETEIIATQEKKENKQTSEQTQRFRYLEHPLAPDLEEDEEDEDLLVEIKTKQPAEPKTEPPVVKETSYCSHIFNITDDTHIEMDPFPPIRLSDIELVEMKSGRSDCAAPSSLNKPRHLKWKKLKPQKSRHVVKDVICLPKETFLEQLDSKQTAPQQAALAARITVDSSWSANQMQSRLASLFQPQFVKKPGQKFSFTYLQSVRSSKVLFVPDSPAEGWTGEQVLRISEHGALYIFSHHSYEQAQYESKASVLKRKDSGSKVSRRSPGPVGQRQPNVCRAPERLTLNLDTILRLLRLENTNAETVLKVSRGDVLSAALKEVRKPGFCFRSTPAVSFSGEETLCHDEALGEFFRLTLLELQQSCVFEGHPERLFFTYDLTALDDGLYYEAGVLIGWSLAHGGPGPCCLHPALYQLMCCQSASLEDFNWRDIVDAEAQLRLQELQSCSDVQRLSPSLCDWLSGCGIHPACSKQIPAVYARLVKHYVYHRVASMISQFLEGLNSCGGLWDLVKSHWETFLPVMTSTERRAPSLEVFRRLFTFCFSDPDSELRGAEETTAAQWETVLSMVSDGETYFSFEDLLLFITGTNHLPPLGFPKFISLRFYSQDSVSSDPVLPHAFEDSLELFLPRGVPEPLDLLVLLNRTLHRTLDQRCLHAGGDIISPEIMT; encoded by the exons ATGAAGCTTTGTGACAAAAAGTCGGCGTTGCTGGGAATCACAGAAAACATCGAAATGAGGCTTTTCTCtttagaagaagaaactgagaTCATAGCGacgcaggaaaaaaaagagaacaaacaaacCTCTGAACAG ACCCAGAGGTTCCGGTACCTGGAGCATCCTCTGGCCCCTGACctggaggaagacgaggaggatGAAGACCTGCTAGTCGAGATCAAAACCAAACAACCAGCAGAACCAAAAACTGAACCTCCCGTCGTCAAGGAGACTTCTTATTGTTCGCACATCTTCAACATAACAGACGACACACACATCGAGATGGAC CCTTTTCCGCCCATCAGGCTTTCTGACATCGAGCTGGTCGAGATGAAATCCGGCCGTTCTGACTGCGCCGCCCCG tcaTCCTTAAACAAACCTCGTCACCTTAAATGGAAGAAACTGAAACCACAGAAGAGCAGACATGTGGTTAAAGACGTGATCTGTCTCCCAAAGGAAACGTTCCTGGAGCAGCTGGACAG TAAACAAACGGCTCCCCAACAAGCAGCCCTGGCGGCTCGCATCACTGTCGACTCCAGCtggtcagccaatcagatgcaGAGTCGCCTGGCGTCGCTTTTTCAACCGCAGTTTGTAAAGAAACCAGGACAAAAGTTTTCCTTCACGTACCTACAG agtgTGCGGAGCTCCAAAGTGCTGTTTGTCCCTGATTCTCCTGCAGAGGGCTGGACTGGAGAGCAAGTCCTCCGCATCAGTGAACACGGTGCTTTGTATATATTTAGTCACCACAGCTATGAACAG GCACAATATGAAAGCAAAGCATCCGTCTTAAAAAG GAAGGattcagggtcaaaggtcagcagaAGAAGTCCCGGTCCAGTGGGACAGAGGCAGCCTAATGTCTGCCGGGCTCCAGAGAGG CTCACCCTCAACCTGGACACCATTCTGAGATTATTGAGACTAGAAAACACAAACGCAGAAACTGTCCTGAAGGTGAGCAGAGGAGACGTCCTTTCTGCTGCGCTGAAGGAGGTCAGGAAACCAGGATTCTGCTTCAGGTCCACTCCGGCCGTTTCCTTCAGCGGAGAGGAGACGCTCTGCCATGACGAAGCTCTCGGAGAGTTCTTCAG GCTGACCctcctggagctgcagcagagttGTGTTTTTGAGGGTCATCCGGAGCGTCTGTTTTTCACCTATGACCTCACAGCGCTGGACGACGGGTTGTATTACGAGGCGggcgttctgattggctggtcgCTGGCTCATGGAGGACCTGGACCGTGCTGTCTGCACCCGGCCCTCTACCAG CTGATGTGTTGCCAAAGTGCATCTCTGGAGGATTTTAACTGGAGGGACATCGTTGATGCTGAAGCTCAACTCCGACTGCAGGAG ctgcagagctgcagcgaTGTGCAGCGTCTCTCTCCCAGCCTGTGTGACTGGCTGTCCGGCTGTGGGATCCATCCGGCCTGTTCCAAACAGATTCCCGCCGTTTACGCCCGCTTGGTGAAACACTACGTCTACCACAG GGTGGCCAGTATGATCTCCCAGTTCCTGGAGGGCTTGAACAGCTGCGGGGGGCTGTGGGATCTGGTGAAGTCGCACTGGGAAACGTTTCTGCCGGTGATGACCAGTACGGAGCGGCGGGCGCCGAGCCTGGAGGTTTTCAGACGCCTCTTCACGTTTTGCTTCAGCGATCCGGACTCTGAGCTGAGGGGAGCTGAGGAAACCACAGCGGCTCAGTGGGAAACCGTCCTGAGCATGGTCAGCG ACGGTGAAACGTATTTTtccttcgaagacctcctcctcttcatcacagGAACCaatcatcttcctcctcttggTTTCCCCAAATTCATCTCTCTGCGTTTTTACTCACAG GACTCGGTCTCGTCCGACCCGGTTCTCCCTCACGCTTTTGAGGATTCTCTGGAGCTGTTTCTGCCCAGAGGAGTCCCAGAACCTCTGGACCTGTTGGTGCTGCTGAACAGAACCTTACACAGAACTCTGGATCAAAGATGTTTGCATGCAGGCGGAGATATAATCTCTCCTGAAATTATGACATAG